From one Haloplasma contractile SSD-17B genomic stretch:
- the rpsI gene encoding 30S ribosomal protein S9, with translation MAKVQYLGTGRRKSSIARVRLVPGSGKITVNNRPFEDYTPNAATRLDVLQPIELTETTDTFDVYVNVNGGGMTGQAGAIRLGIARALLEVNADYRSVLKKAGMLTRDPRAKERKKYGLKGARRAPQFSKR, from the coding sequence ATGGCAAAAGTACAATATTTAGGAACCGGTAGACGTAAAAGCTCTATTGCTCGTGTTCGTTTAGTACCTGGATCAGGGAAAATCACAGTTAACAATCGTCCTTTTGAAGACTACACACCTAACGCAGCTACTCGTTTAGATGTGTTACAACCGATAGAGCTAACGGAAACTACTGATACTTTCGATGTATATGTAAATGTAAATGGTGGCGGAATGACAGGACAAGCTGGTGCAATCCGTTTAGGAATTGCTCGTGCTTTACTAGAAGTAAATGCAGATTATCGTTCTGTTCTTAAAAAAGCAGGAATGCTTACACGTGACCCTCGAGCTAAAGAACGTAAGAAATACGGTCTTAAAGGTGCTCGTCGTGCTCCACAGTTCTCGAAACGTTAA
- the metG gene encoding methionine--tRNA ligase, protein MSKPTYYISTPIYYPSGKLHIGHAYTTVAGDAMARYKKLRGYDVFYLTGTDEHGQKIQEKAEEQGIKPIDYVTPIVEDAKKLWESLDIEYDDFIRTTDERHEEAVAKIFQRFIDQGDIYKGEYEGLYCTPCESFFTETQLNEGQCPDCGREVKLVKEESYFFKMSKYADRLLKYYEDNSDFIEPESRKNEMINNFIKPGLEDLCVSRTSFDWGVKVKSDPKHVVYVWIDALSNYITALGYTTNNDQLYKKYWPADVHLVGKEIVRFHTIYWPIMLMALDLPLPKKVFAHGWLLMKEGKMSKSKGNVVYPETLIEKYGLDTVRYFLLRELPFGSDGVFTPEAYVERINYDLANDLGNLLNRTISMINKYFDGELGNYPGRITEFDETLENYVREHIEKYEASMEKLRFSVALQDVWNIISRTNKYIDETMPWKLAKDETKRDELHSVMYHLVEVLRQVAILISPVLTRSPEKMFLQLGIKDESLKTWESLIEFGAIEKLTVSSKPSPIFPRLDKEEEVAYIKEQMTGSTKKEQEGPKVEKPENVEEITFEDFTKLDLRVGTISECKKHPNADRLLVSQIDLGYETRQIVSGIAEHYKPEELVGKKVIVVTNLKPVKLRGQISEGMVLAASFEKTLTLPTIIDDLPNGSQVK, encoded by the coding sequence ATGTCAAAACCTACGTACTATATTTCAACACCAATCTACTACCCAAGTGGAAAGTTACATATTGGTCATGCCTATACAACAGTAGCGGGTGACGCTATGGCACGTTATAAAAAATTACGTGGCTATGATGTGTTCTACCTAACGGGTACAGATGAGCACGGTCAGAAAATTCAGGAAAAAGCCGAGGAACAAGGAATTAAACCTATTGACTATGTAACACCCATTGTAGAAGATGCGAAAAAATTATGGGAAAGCCTTGATATTGAGTATGATGATTTTATTCGTACGACAGATGAACGTCATGAAGAGGCAGTTGCTAAAATATTTCAACGGTTTATCGATCAAGGGGACATTTACAAAGGTGAGTACGAAGGATTATATTGTACACCATGTGAGTCCTTTTTCACGGAAACTCAATTAAATGAAGGTCAGTGCCCAGATTGTGGTCGCGAAGTGAAACTTGTAAAAGAAGAATCGTACTTCTTTAAAATGAGTAAATATGCAGATCGACTATTAAAATACTATGAAGACAATTCAGATTTCATTGAGCCGGAATCACGTAAAAATGAAATGATTAATAACTTTATCAAACCAGGACTAGAAGACTTATGTGTTTCACGTACTTCATTCGACTGGGGTGTAAAGGTAAAGAGTGACCCTAAACATGTTGTTTATGTTTGGATTGATGCATTATCAAACTATATAACAGCATTAGGATACACGACTAATAACGACCAACTTTATAAAAAGTACTGGCCAGCAGATGTTCACTTAGTAGGGAAGGAAATCGTACGATTCCATACAATTTACTGGCCGATTATGTTAATGGCTTTAGATTTACCACTGCCTAAAAAGGTATTTGCTCACGGTTGGCTGTTAATGAAAGAAGGAAAGATGTCAAAGTCAAAAGGGAACGTTGTATACCCTGAAACTTTAATTGAAAAATACGGACTCGATACTGTACGTTATTTCTTACTCCGTGAACTTCCTTTTGGCTCTGATGGTGTATTTACCCCAGAAGCCTATGTTGAACGAATTAATTATGACTTAGCTAACGATTTAGGTAACCTATTAAACCGTACAATTTCAATGATTAATAAATACTTTGATGGAGAACTTGGAAACTACCCAGGTCGTATAACTGAATTTGATGAAACATTAGAAAACTATGTAAGAGAGCATATCGAAAAATATGAAGCCTCAATGGAAAAATTAAGGTTCAGTGTAGCCCTTCAAGATGTTTGGAACATAATTTCAAGAACGAATAAGTACATTGATGAAACAATGCCATGGAAACTTGCTAAGGATGAGACAAAACGTGATGAACTTCATTCAGTAATGTATCATCTTGTAGAGGTGCTGCGTCAAGTTGCAATTTTAATAAGTCCCGTACTAACTCGTTCGCCTGAGAAAATGTTTCTGCAATTAGGTATTAAGGATGAATCCTTAAAAACATGGGAATCATTAATCGAATTTGGAGCGATTGAGAAGTTAACTGTATCCTCAAAACCTAGCCCTATATTCCCAAGATTAGACAAAGAAGAGGAAGTGGCGTATATCAAAGAACAAATGACAGGATCAACTAAAAAAGAACAAGAAGGACCAAAGGTAGAAAAACCAGAAAATGTTGAAGAAATTACATTTGAAGATTTTACGAAACTAGACTTACGTGTAGGGACAATTTCGGAATGTAAGAAGCATCCAAATGCAGACCGACTACTAGTTTCTCAAATCGATTTGGGTTATGAAACGCGCCAAATCGTATCAGGGATCGCAGAACATTATAAGCCGGAAGAGTTAGTAGGAAAAAAAGTGATTGTCGTAACAAACTTAAAACCTGTAAAATTACGTGGTCAAATTTCAGAAGGAATGGTACTTGCTGCGTCATTTGAAAAAACATTAACACTTCCTACAATAATAGATGACCTACCAAACGGATCACAAGTAAAGTAA
- the rplM gene encoding 50S ribosomal protein L13, with product MRSTFMANAQTIEHNWYVVDAEGKTLGRLATEVATLLRGKHKPTYTPHVDSGDNVIIINAEKIELTGDKWNKKLYYRHSQYNGGLKVQTAKEMNQKHPGRMLELAIKGMLPHGKLGRKMAKKLFVYTGNEHPHAAQNPEVYELRG from the coding sequence ATGCGTTCAACATTCATGGCAAACGCGCAAACTATTGAGCATAACTGGTATGTAGTAGACGCTGAAGGTAAAACTTTAGGACGTTTAGCTACAGAAGTTGCTACATTATTACGCGGGAAGCATAAACCAACATATACTCCACACGTAGATTCTGGAGATAATGTGATCATCATCAATGCAGAAAAAATCGAATTAACTGGAGACAAATGGAACAAAAAATTATACTACCGTCATTCACAATACAATGGAGGTTTAAAGGTTCAGACTGCTAAAGAAATGAACCAAAAACATCCTGGAAGAATGTTAGAGTTAGCTATTAAAGGTATGTTACCACATGGTAAACTAGGACGTAAGATGGCAAAGAAATTATTTGTTTACACTGGAAACGAACATCCACACGCTGCTCAAAATCCTGAAGTTTATGAGCTTCGTGGCTAA
- the ald gene encoding alanine dehydrogenase, producing the protein MKIGIPKEIKNNENRVSMTPAGVRQFVANNHEVFVETNAGLGSGYTNEEYVEAGATIVESASDAWAQEMVIKVKEPLECEYQYFREDLLLYTYLHLAAEPKLTEALVNSKVTGIAYETVETPDRKLPLLTPMSEVAGRLSVVMGSHYLVRHYGGEGILLSGVPGTPRGKVTIVGGGVAGVNAAKMAMGLGAKVTILDINLDRLRYLDDVFGDDINTIYSNEYNLEQELKDTDLLIGAVLIPGTKAPKLVTEDMVKKMKQGSVIVDIAIDQGGCIETIDRITTHDNPVYEKHGVLHYSVANMPGAVSRTSTQALTNATLRQGLALANKGYIDACLQDKSLYKGINTLKGHVTYKGVAQSLGYDYKEASSLF; encoded by the coding sequence ATGAAAATAGGAATACCTAAGGAGATTAAGAATAATGAGAACCGTGTTTCTATGACGCCTGCGGGAGTTAGGCAGTTTGTTGCAAATAACCATGAAGTATTTGTTGAAACAAATGCAGGACTAGGTTCAGGTTACACAAATGAAGAATATGTAGAAGCGGGTGCGACTATTGTTGAAAGCGCTTCTGATGCCTGGGCTCAAGAAATGGTAATCAAAGTTAAAGAACCACTAGAGTGTGAGTATCAGTATTTCAGAGAAGACTTACTTCTATATACTTATTTACACTTAGCAGCAGAACCAAAACTAACAGAAGCTTTAGTTAATTCTAAAGTAACAGGTATTGCTTATGAAACAGTTGAAACACCAGATCGTAAACTACCTTTATTAACGCCTATGAGTGAAGTAGCAGGGCGCTTATCAGTGGTAATGGGATCTCATTATTTAGTTCGCCACTATGGTGGAGAAGGAATCTTACTAAGCGGTGTACCGGGAACTCCTAGAGGAAAAGTTACAATCGTAGGTGGTGGAGTTGCAGGTGTAAATGCTGCTAAGATGGCAATGGGGTTAGGAGCTAAAGTAACAATTTTAGATATTAACCTAGATCGTCTACGTTACCTAGATGATGTATTTGGAGACGATATTAATACAATATACTCTAATGAATATAATTTAGAGCAGGAATTAAAAGATACTGACTTATTAATTGGTGCTGTACTAATTCCTGGAACCAAAGCTCCAAAATTAGTTACGGAAGACATGGTTAAAAAGATGAAGCAAGGTTCTGTAATTGTAGATATTGCAATCGATCAAGGTGGATGTATAGAAACGATCGACCGAATAACAACTCATGACAATCCTGTATACGAAAAGCACGGAGTATTACATTACTCAGTAGCAAATATGCCAGGAGCAGTATCTCGTACATCAACTCAAGCATTAACAAATGCGACACTTCGTCAAGGATTAGCACTAGCTAACAAAGGATATATTGATGCATGTCTACAAGATAAGTCATTATACAAAGGAATCAACACGCTAAAAGGACACGTTACCTACAAAGGTGTTGCACAATCCTTAGGATATGACTACAAAGAAGCATCCTCATTATTTTAA